DNA sequence from the Patescibacteria group bacterium genome:
AATGAAGAATGATAAAAATACTATCCTTCTTTTTGATTGGGATGGGGTTATTGTTGATTCTAATGCTTGGAAATGGAATGGCGCATGGCAGAAAGTTTTTTCTGACGAACCGGCGTTGGCAAAAATAATGATGCATGCGTTTTCCAACGATACAGATAAGATTCTCAACCGATATCAGTTACTTGATGAGACTTTTGCTCATGCCGATAAGCAAGGAATTTCACCTCTTCACTTAAAAGAGGAATATGCAGACCAATTTGGGAAAGCGGTTCGTGGTGGTGTGGTCCGTATTGGCTTATTTCCAGGTGCAAAAGATATTCTAAAACAATTACATACTGCTGGGTACCGTATGTATGTAATTTCAGCTACTTTGCAGAAAGATCTTGAATATATAGCTCACGAACTTGGTGTAATGGATTATTTCGTTGCCCTATATGGTCTACCGGGAAGTAAATTAGAACACACAAACACTATACGCAGTTGCGAAAAAACAAATGCGGAGCATATCGTTATCGGTGATGGAGATTCAGATCGTGAACTTGCAAAAAGGATTGATTGTTTATTTATCGGTATTTCAAATAATTGGAATAAATGGCATGTAGGTAAAACCTCTATCGGAATTGTGGTACCTAGAATTGATGATATCTTGGAAATATTGAATATTTAGCTAACTCTTCTGAAGAGAAATATAAGGACAATCATATCAATTGCTCGTGCAAGAAGAAGAGCTATAACAGCTCCCCAGATACCATATGGCGGGAGTAGTAAAAGGAGCAGTATAATTTTTGAAATAGGGCTTATGGCAGTTACAGTATACAGCTGTTTCTTTTTCATGTGTGCAAAGAAAAGTTGTTGTATAAATATTGTAGGCATGTACAAAAGAACAAGGGCATATACTTGTGAATAGATAACCGAGTCTATATATTGGGGAAACAAAAATTGGAAGATGTATGGTGCAGTCACTATATACAACAGGGTAAGTAATGTGACAAAAATAAACAGACGCAATATTTTACCTGGTATTGCCATCTTGAGTTCTGAGATGCTTCTGTTGCTGAATCGAGGAAGTATCAAAAGTTTTATTATATTGTTAGCTGATATAACTTGATTTGGTATTGCAAGCGCAAAAGCATAAATTGCAAGCTGTATGGCACCGAGAAAATGGAAGATAAGAATCTTGTCAACATTATTAGCAATCGTGTATACCACACGTATAATACTTAGATGTTTGCCGTATTGTATAGCTGTAACATCAGTTGGACCTTCAGGTTTGTATATAGCAACTGTACGGAAATAAAAAAATAAAGCAATTGTGGTGTGTGAAGCAAAATAGACAAATACAATAAGTACTGGGTTATTTGTGGCCACCACAGTAAGTAACAGAAAGATTGCGGGTATAGTACTTCGGAATATACCGTAGAGCGAGATCTTTTTAAAATCCTTCTTTCCCTGTAGAAATGCATTGTAAAGCGTAAAGCTATTTAGGAATGGAACAAACGACCCAACAATCAGCAGTGAAAGTGCGAGAGTGCTGTTATCGTTTACAAAGTAATACAATGCACCACTTGTACCACCAATAAAGATAATCACACTCCATTTTAAATATACAGAAAACCCTGAACGAAATACTCCGTCAAATCCACGGGCCACTGCCTGAGTAATAGCAGTGGACATTCCGGTAAGAGAGAAGGTGCCTATGATTGCTGCAAGGGATAGAACAAATTTGTAATTTCCATATACCTCTTTCGGTAGCAGGTTTGCAAACCCCACAGCGAGTGCAAGTCCTGAAATTATTGATATAACTTGTCCAATAGCAAGCCAGGAGCCACCTTTAGCGAGATAAACCATGTCGGTTTTGGTGTATTTTTCGCTCCATCGGAGCACATTATAGGCTTTATTTCTTATCTTCTGAATCATTTTCTAATCGTACTTGATTGTCTATAGGTTATCAATGCGTTGTCTATTTTTGAGTAGTAGTTTCACCCTACTACGACAAGGTATTTTTATGATTCTAGTTTAATGATATAGTTATGTTCTATGAATCCCGTTAGAGTTGAGAAAAGTTTGTATACTTGTCAGTCTTTAAGGAATCATTGATATGTCGAATATGTTATATACTTTAATTAATCAACGTTCGTCTCGGACGAACTAACTCTAACGGGATGAAAATTGAGCAGGCACTCAAATATCTCATCATTAGCGGTATTTTTATCGTGCCGTTTATACCACTTATCGTTGCAAATTCAATGTTTTTTCCATTTATTACTGGAAAAAACTTCTCGTTTCGTATTTTAGTTGAAATTATATTTGGTGCATGGGTGGCACTCGCATTTTTAGACAGTATGTACCGCCCAAAATTTTCATGGCTTTTTGTTTCAGTAGCATCATTTATAGGAATCATCTTTCTTGCCGGTATACTAGGAGAATACCCATTTAAGAGTTTTTGGAGTAATTTTGAGCGAATGGAAGGATTTGTTACATTGGCTCATCTTTTTGCATATTTTTTGGTTGCGGGCACAATGCTAAACACACAACAGCTATGGACTCGATTTCTCAATACATCTGTTGCTGTAAGCACTTTTATAGGAATTTACGGGGTTTTCCAACTTGCAGGCAAAGTCACAATAAACCAAGGTGGAGTGCGCCTTGATGCAACATTTGGCAATGCTACATATTTGGCAGTATATATGCTCTTTCACATCTTTATAACGCTGTTTCTTCTCGCTCGCTGGCGAGGAGGAAATGTGGTTCGGTTTATTTACGGCGCAATAATTATGCTTCAGGTTTCAATGCTCTACTACACAGCCACTAGAGGGACAATATTGGGATTTCTCGGTGGCATTTTCCTCACAGCACTTCTCATTGCTCTGTTTGAGAAAGAACAATTGAGACTCAAAAAAATAGCTATTGCGGGAATTATGGCGGTTGTTTTACTTGCGGGAGGATTTGTGGCGATAAAAAACACAGAATTTGTAACAGAAAATCCGGTTCTTTCACGATTCTCTGATATTTCATTTACGTAAAGAAAGGTCAGTGCTCGTTTTCTTATCTGGGACATGGCGTGGCAAGGAATAAAAGAAAAGCCGATTCTCGGTTGGGGTCAGGGGAACTTCGGTCTTGTATTCAACAAGTACTACAATCCGGAGCTCTACGCACAGGAACCGTGGTTTGACCGAGTCCACAATATAATCCTCGATTGGGCTA
Encoded proteins:
- a CDS encoding HAD family hydrolase, yielding MKNDKNTILLFDWDGVIVDSNAWKWNGAWQKVFSDEPALAKIMMHAFSNDTDKILNRYQLLDETFAHADKQGISPLHLKEEYADQFGKAVRGGVVRIGLFPGAKDILKQLHTAGYRMYVISATLQKDLEYIAHELGVMDYFVALYGLPGSKLEHTNTIRSCEKTNAEHIVIGDGDSDRELAKRIDCLFIGISNNWNKWHVGKTSIGIVVPRIDDILEILNI
- a CDS encoding oligosaccharide flippase family protein, with the translated sequence MLRWSEKYTKTDMVYLAKGGSWLAIGQVISIISGLALAVGFANLLPKEVYGNYKFVLSLAAIIGTFSLTGMSTAITQAVARGFDGVFRSGFSVYLKWSVIIFIGGTSGALYYFVNDNSTLALSLLIVGSFVPFLNSFTLYNAFLQGKKDFKKISLYGIFRSTIPAIFLLLTVVATNNPVLIVFVYFASHTTIALFFYFRTVAIYKPEGPTDVTAIQYGKHLSIIRVVYTIANNVDKILIFHFLGAIQLAIYAFALAIPNQVISANNIIKLLILPRFSNRSISELKMAIPGKILRLFIFVTLLTLLYIVTAPYIFQFLFPQYIDSVIYSQVYALVLLYMPTIFIQQLFFAHMKKKQLYTVTAISPISKIILLLLLLPPYGIWGAVIALLLARAIDMIVLIFLFRRVS